A genomic region of Fusarium falciforme chromosome 4, complete sequence contains the following coding sequences:
- a CDS encoding SGL domain-containing protein, whose protein sequence is MTVDIQHWTIEKPWLETHCLLGEGPFYEVQTGTLRFVDIRKKQLHHLNVAEGPSSLRTTQLDVCPTVTANIAGVDPQDRIALGLKYGLAVLDVKKGTWELIQPFNEPNNERLRSNDGGVDPHGRFWIGTMTDFGLGPFQAEGALYRMDAKSKEVMVPDLTIPNTPGWSPDNRTLYFTHSNARQIFAFDYDLEAGTVSNKRLFYEHDGPGEPDGFRVDVDGFLWQAVYGEGRVLRIDPTGKVVGEVRVPTRNTTCVQFVGTELVITSAADEDGEGTSREYGGAVFKVDVGIRGIQLHEFKL, encoded by the exons ATGACTGTCGATATTCAGCACTGGACGATAGAGAAGCCTTGGCTCGAGACGCACTGCCTTCTCGGTGAGGGGCCGTTCTATGAGGTACAGACGGGCACGCTGCGCTTTGTTGATATTCGAAAGAAGCAGCTACATCACTTGAATGTTGCCGAGGGTCCGTCCTCGCTTAGGACAACACAGCTGGATGTCTGTCCCACAGTCACGGCCAACATTGCTGGAGTAGATCCGCAGGACCGCATTGCCTTGGGCCTCAAGTACGGGCTTGCAGTGCTGGACGTCAAGAAGGGGACCTGGGAACTCATTCAACCATTCAACGAGCCCAACAACGAACGCCTGCGGAGCAATGATGGCGGCGTGGATCCTCATGGACGGTTCTGGATTGGGACCATGACAGATTTTGGGCTGGGACCCTTTCAAGCCGAGG GAGCGCTGTATCGGATGGACGCCAAGTCAAAGGAGGTGATGGTTCCGGACCTGACGATTCCCAACACGCCTGGTTGGTCTCCTGACAACCGAACGCTGTATTTTACCCACTCGAACGCGAGGCAGATCTTTGCCTTTGACTATGACCTTGAGGCGGGGACGGTGTCGAACAAGCGCCTGTTCTACGAGCACGACGGGCCAGGCGAGCCAGACGGGTTCCGAGTGGACGTGGATGGATTCCTCTGGCAGGCGGTGTATGGAGAGGGTCGCGTGTTGAGGATCGACCCAACCGGCAAGGTGGTAGGCGAGGTGCGGGTGCCGACAAGGAACACGACGTGCGTGCAGTTCGTGGGAACTGAGCTGGTGATCACGTCGGCGGCGGACGAGGACGGTGAAGGGACGAGCCGAGAGTATGGGGGGGCAGTGTTCAAGGTGGACGTTGGGATCCGGGGGATTCAACTGCACGAGTTTAAGCTGTAG
- a CDS encoding ATP synthase subunit delta, mitochondrial, producing the protein MNSLRFARAALRARPAAIRVPLQRRTYAEAVPDKIKLSLALPHQAIYKSQDVVQVNIPAESGEMGVLANHVPSIEQLKPGLVEVIEESGGAKQFFLSGGFATVQPNSVLSINAVEGFPLEDFSADAVRAQIAEAQKVASGSGSEQDIAEAKIELEVLETLAAHVK; encoded by the exons ATGAACTCCCTCCGCTTCGCCCGCGCGGCTCTCCGAGCTCGCCCTGCCGCCATCCGAGTTCCCCTCCAGCGAAGGACCTACGCCGAGGCCGTTCCCGACAAG ATCAAGCTGAGCCTTGCTCTCCCTCACCAG GCCATCTACAAGTCCCAGGATGTCGTCCAGGTCAACATCCCCGCCGAGTCGGGTGAGATGGGTGTCCTCGCCAACCACGTTCCCTCCATTGAGCAGCTGAAGCCTGGTCTGGTTGAGGTTATCGAGGAGTCCGGCGGTGCCAAGCAGTTCTTCC TTTCCGGTGGATTCGCTACCGTCCAGCCCAACTCGGTCCTGAGCATCAATGCCGTCGAGGGTTTCCCCCTTGAGGACTTCAGCGCTGATGCCGTCAGGGCTCAGATCGCCGAGGCCCAGAAGGTCGCCAGCGGAAGCGGAAGCGAGCAGGacatcgccgaggccaagatcgAGCTTGAG GTTCTCGAGACCCTGGCCGCGCATGTGAAATAA